From a region of the Deinococcus metallilatus genome:
- a CDS encoding transposase, with amino-acid sequence MDAEATRRAAPPPALARLDRRTAALVAVLSLEGPTSRSRLAGLLWPEVAEATARNNLSQMLRRLRLLPGLPRVGGDARLCLSGPLAPTEALALLDGHEYGDLPDLSDWLLAVRERQRTARLRELRAELEEAQQAGELRAALDLCAVLLDLDPLSEELWRLQMRLSHLHGDRAAALAAYHRCQALLRREMGLDPSPETVALAREVERGRVPVQRAAVLPLSVQRPPRLIGRDEVWQAMQRAWDEGQGILLQGEPGVGKSRLMHDFVAAHGGAVVFEGRPGDRLVPYSTHARTYRALLRAFPGLDLPPWVRRELARIVPELGEPPPPITEDSQRLRFYQAKTEVLLLAAAAGLRVVALDDLQFVDQASVEAGEHSLSALWGKAGAPLRTIHVYRSGQLAPALERRLGDLVSAGLAVRLTLTPLTAAQVMDLVGSLEVPELRGQGEAIALASGGNPLMVLETARHLLTSGDAAGQPSRLGSLLGQRLEHLSSAALNLARAAAVLGVDFGPETAAAMLDQPPLALSAAWQELEAAQVLRDAAFLHDLLAEGVLGGLPSALGALLHRRAAAALEAFTGAPARIAGHWQAGGEPRRAAPHWLAAAREAVGQFRLAEAATLFGQAASAFEAAGDTGAALGALEQQSEALLEADHGAGHEAVVARMEALAHTPEQRARAHGHRAQLQHRQQDPLAAEATARAGLDLLADTAAPELRARLLGTVALSLWSQGRLDEAAAGYAQVEVMFGELGLVSAQADTINDLALVLDYQGRRQEAARRYAQVERLFAALGQKDHRAIVLGNWGGSLLQGGRAREAVPRFLEALEVCRDLQGAPNIERRVRTQLGAALSQLGHFGEAEDHLAAALHLARAHGLPQAYAHTALADLWASLGRFREAHGALALAEAEHTRDAERLLVHLSEVRACALAGSDPAAALARAGQRLGEGGPATTRLRLRLWQARWAAPDEALATARPAIREAQALDHGGLQACAHTRAAQALLALGQAAEALDHADQACTLLRTYSTADLPWPEAEAARVAALDRLGDPAAGQARTAAQDRLLGQADAHVPPEHRAAFLALPLHRALLSGEASGPPAWHPLTDAQWTQVQELLTVTGPGTGRPRRDTRAVLDGVLWALSSGAAWHRPFPAHLPSAATCYRRYREWQASGALRAVLTRLQQQPESRALAARLLGRLDPPGP; translated from the coding sequence ATGGACGCTGAAGCCACGCGGCGTGCTGCGCCCCCGCCCGCGCTCGCCCGGCTGGATCGCCGGACGGCGGCGCTGGTCGCGGTGCTCTCGCTGGAAGGGCCCACCTCGCGCTCACGGCTCGCGGGGCTGCTCTGGCCCGAGGTGGCCGAGGCCACGGCCCGCAACAACCTCAGCCAGATGCTGCGCCGCCTGCGCCTGCTGCCCGGTCTGCCCCGGGTCGGGGGTGACGCGCGGCTCTGCCTGTCCGGGCCGCTGGCTCCCACCGAGGCGCTGGCCCTGCTGGACGGCCACGAGTACGGGGACCTGCCCGACCTGAGCGACTGGCTGCTGGCGGTCCGGGAGCGCCAGCGCACCGCCCGGCTGCGGGAACTGCGCGCCGAACTGGAGGAGGCGCAGCAGGCGGGCGAGCTGCGCGCCGCCCTCGACCTCTGCGCGGTGCTGCTGGACCTCGACCCCCTCAGCGAGGAACTCTGGCGCCTCCAGATGCGCCTCTCTCACCTGCACGGCGACCGGGCCGCGGCCCTGGCGGCCTACCACCGCTGCCAGGCGCTGCTGCGGCGGGAGATGGGCCTGGACCCCAGCCCCGAGACGGTCGCCCTGGCACGCGAGGTGGAGCGCGGCCGGGTGCCGGTGCAGCGCGCGGCGGTCCTCCCGCTGTCGGTGCAGCGCCCGCCGCGCCTGATCGGCCGGGACGAGGTCTGGCAGGCGATGCAGCGGGCCTGGGACGAGGGCCAGGGTATCCTCCTGCAAGGCGAGCCGGGGGTGGGCAAGTCGCGGCTGATGCACGACTTCGTGGCGGCCCACGGCGGCGCGGTGGTCTTCGAGGGTCGGCCCGGAGACCGGCTGGTGCCGTACAGCACCCATGCCCGGACCTACCGCGCGCTGCTGCGGGCGTTTCCGGGGCTGGACCTGCCGCCCTGGGTGCGGCGGGAACTGGCGCGAATCGTGCCCGAGCTGGGCGAGCCCCCCCCGCCGATCACGGAGGACTCGCAGCGGCTGCGCTTCTATCAGGCCAAGACCGAGGTGCTGCTGCTGGCAGCGGCGGCGGGCCTGCGGGTGGTGGCGCTCGACGACCTGCAATTCGTGGACCAGGCCAGCGTCGAGGCGGGCGAACACAGCCTCTCGGCGCTGTGGGGGAAGGCCGGGGCGCCCCTGCGCACCATCCACGTCTACCGCAGCGGCCAGCTGGCCCCGGCGCTGGAGCGGCGGCTCGGGGACCTCGTCTCCGCGGGCCTGGCCGTGCGGCTGACCCTCACGCCGCTGACGGCCGCGCAGGTGATGGACCTGGTGGGCAGCCTGGAGGTGCCGGAGCTGCGGGGGCAGGGCGAGGCCATCGCGCTGGCGTCCGGGGGCAATCCGCTGATGGTGCTGGAAACGGCCCGGCACCTGCTCACCTCGGGTGACGCGGCAGGCCAGCCCTCCCGGCTCGGAAGCCTGCTCGGCCAGCGGCTGGAACACCTCTCCTCGGCGGCCCTGAACCTGGCCCGGGCGGCGGCGGTGCTGGGGGTGGACTTCGGCCCCGAAACGGCGGCGGCCATGCTGGACCAGCCGCCGCTGGCGCTGAGCGCCGCCTGGCAGGAGCTGGAGGCCGCCCAGGTGCTGCGCGACGCCGCCTTTCTCCACGACCTGCTGGCCGAGGGCGTGCTCGGCGGCCTGCCCTCGGCCCTGGGCGCCCTGCTGCACCGCCGGGCGGCGGCGGCCCTGGAAGCGTTCACGGGCGCCCCCGCGCGGATCGCGGGCCACTGGCAGGCCGGAGGCGAGCCGCGCCGCGCGGCCCCCCACTGGCTCGCCGCCGCCCGGGAAGCCGTGGGCCAGTTCCGGCTGGCCGAGGCGGCGACGCTGTTCGGTCAGGCCGCCAGCGCCTTCGAGGCGGCGGGCGACACGGGCGCGGCCCTCGGGGCGCTGGAGCAGCAGTCGGAGGCGCTGCTGGAAGCCGACCACGGCGCCGGGCACGAGGCGGTGGTGGCGCGCATGGAGGCGCTGGCCCACACGCCGGAGCAGCGCGCACGGGCGCACGGCCACCGCGCGCAGTTGCAGCACCGCCAGCAGGACCCGCTCGCCGCCGAGGCCACCGCCCGCGCCGGGCTGGACCTCCTCGCGGACACGGCCGCCCCCGAACTCCGGGCCCGCCTGCTGGGCACGGTCGCCCTGAGCCTGTGGTCGCAGGGACGGCTGGACGAGGCCGCCGCGGGGTACGCGCAGGTGGAGGTCATGTTCGGGGAACTGGGCCTGGTTTCGGCGCAGGCCGACACCATCAACGACCTGGCCCTGGTGCTGGACTACCAGGGCCGCCGCCAGGAGGCCGCCCGGCGCTACGCCCAGGTCGAGCGGCTGTTCGCGGCGCTGGGGCAAAAGGACCACCGCGCCATCGTGCTGGGCAACTGGGGCGGCAGCCTCCTCCAGGGCGGGCGCGCCCGTGAGGCGGTGCCGCGCTTTCTGGAGGCGCTGGAGGTGTGCCGCGACCTCCAGGGCGCCCCCAATATCGAGCGGCGGGTGCGGACCCAGCTGGGCGCGGCCCTGTCACAGCTCGGCCACTTCGGCGAGGCGGAAGACCACCTGGCGGCGGCCCTGCACCTGGCCCGGGCGCACGGTCTGCCGCAGGCCTATGCCCACACGGCACTGGCCGACCTGTGGGCTTCCCTGGGCCGCTTCCGCGAGGCCCACGGCGCGCTGGCACTCGCGGAGGCCGAGCACACCCGCGACGCCGAACGGCTGCTGGTGCACCTCAGCGAGGTGCGGGCCTGCGCGCTGGCGGGGAGCGATCCGGCGGCGGCCCTCGCCCGGGCCGGGCAACGGCTGGGCGAGGGTGGCCCGGCCACCACCCGCTTGCGCCTGCGCCTGTGGCAGGCGCGCTGGGCCGCGCCCGACGAGGCGCTGGCGACGGCGCGGCCCGCCATCCGCGAGGCGCAGGCCCTGGACCACGGCGGCCTTCAGGCCTGTGCCCACACCCGCGCCGCCCAGGCCCTCCTGGCGCTCGGGCAGGCGGCGGAGGCGCTCGACCACGCCGACCAGGCGTGCACCCTGCTCCGGACCTACAGCACCGCCGACCTCCCGTGGCCCGAGGCCGAGGCGGCCCGGGTGGCGGCGCTGGACCGCCTGGGCGACCCGGCGGCCGGTCAGGCGCGAACCGCGGCGCAAGACCGCCTGCTCGGTCAGGCCGACGCGCACGTTCCGCCCGAGCACCGCGCGGCCTTTCTGGCGCTGCCGCTGCACCGTGCCCTGCTGTCGGGGGAGGCGTCCGGCCCCCCCGCCTGGCACCCCCTGACGGACGCGCAGTGGACCCAGGTGCAGGAACTGCTGACGGTGACAGGCCCGGGCACCGGTCGGCCCCGGCGCGACACGCGCGCGGTGCTGGACGGCGTGCTCTGGGCGCTGAGCAGCGGCGCGGCCTGGCACCGCCCCTTCCCGGCCCACCTGCCCTCGGCGGCCACCTGCTACCGCCGTTACCGTGAGTGGCAGGCCAGCGGCGCCCTGCGCGCCGTGCTGACCCGCCTCCAGCAGCAACCGGAGAGCCGGGCCCTCGCCGCCCGGCTGCTGGGCCGCCTGGACCCCCCCGGCCCCTGA
- a CDS encoding aldose epimerase family protein, producing MAGDGETGAQHQDISADRAGTVSERPWGETPDGRSITLYELETPGGLRAGIMTYGGVLVRLFTPDRHGLPGDIVLGHDRPEPYFDRTSSPFFGALIGRYANRIAGGRFTLQGRTYQLAQNDGPNALHGGERGFDQRLWDGHAFVGEDGPGVMLTYLSPDGEEGYPGNLAVRVTYTLTLAGALRIDYAATTDAPTPVNLTNHTYWNLTGNAGRDILGHELTVQAEAITPVDAGLIPTGELREVAGTPFDFREARRIGARVDEGDEQLRYAGGYDHNFVLRGGAALHPAARLYDPATGRQVEVSTTEPGLQVYSGNFLDGRITGKGGQRYGHRWAVCLEAQHFPDSPNQPQFPPAVLLPGQHFSSRTVYAFSTR from the coding sequence ATGGCAGGAGATGGGGAGACGGGGGCGCAGCATCAGGACATCTCGGCGGACCGGGCCGGGACGGTCAGCGAGCGTCCCTGGGGGGAAACGCCGGATGGCCGGAGCATCACCCTCTATGAATTGGAGACACCGGGCGGCCTGCGGGCCGGGATCATGACCTACGGCGGCGTGCTGGTCCGCCTGTTCACTCCCGACCGGCACGGCCTCCCCGGCGACATCGTTCTCGGACATGACCGCCCGGAACCGTACTTTGACCGGACCTCGTCCCCGTTCTTCGGTGCCCTGATCGGCCGCTACGCCAACCGGATTGCCGGGGGCCGCTTCACCTTGCAGGGCCGGACCTACCAGCTCGCACAGAACGACGGCCCCAACGCGCTCCACGGGGGCGAGCGGGGGTTCGACCAGCGCCTGTGGGACGGACACGCCTTTGTCGGGGAGGACGGCCCCGGCGTGATGCTGACCTACCTCAGCCCCGACGGGGAGGAAGGCTATCCCGGCAACCTGGCCGTTCGGGTGACCTATACCCTCACGCTGGCCGGTGCCCTGCGAATCGATTACGCCGCCACCACCGACGCCCCGACCCCTGTGAACCTCACCAACCACACCTACTGGAACCTCACCGGCAACGCTGGCCGGGACATCCTCGGTCACGAGTTGACCGTGCAGGCGGAGGCCATCACGCCGGTCGACGCTGGCCTGATTCCCACCGGTGAACTGAGGGAGGTCGCGGGAACGCCCTTCGACTTCCGGGAAGCGCGGCGGATCGGGGCGCGCGTGGACGAGGGCGACGAGCAGCTGCGGTACGCGGGAGGTTACGACCATAATTTTGTGCTGCGTGGCGGAGCGGCGCTCCACCCGGCGGCGAGGCTGTATGACCCGGCAACGGGACGGCAGGTGGAGGTCAGCACGACCGAACCGGGCCTCCAGGTGTACTCCGGGAACTTTCTGGACGGCCGCATCACCGGGAAGGGCGGACAGCGGTACGGGCACCGCTGGGCGGTGTGTCTGGAAGCGCAGCACTTCCCCGATTCCCCCAACCAGCCGCAGTTTCCACCAGCGGTGCTCCTGCCCGGCCAGCACTTCTCTTCCCGCACCGTCTACGCCTTCTCCACGCGCTGA
- a CDS encoding (R)-mandelonitrile lyase: MNIIRSGTRASGKGPAEWFTGNVRIDPLLQTEAPARATGSSVTFEPGARTAWHTHPLGQTLIVTGGRGLVQREGGPIEEIHPGDVVWFPPGEKHWHGAAPQAAMTHIAIQEELDGKAVDWLEHVTDEQYSGA; encoded by the coding sequence ATGAACATCATCCGAAGTGGGACACGCGCCTCCGGGAAGGGGCCAGCGGAGTGGTTTACCGGCAACGTGCGGATTGACCCGCTGCTTCAGACCGAAGCGCCCGCCCGCGCTACAGGCTCAAGCGTGACCTTCGAGCCGGGCGCACGGACGGCCTGGCATACGCACCCACTTGGCCAAACGCTCATCGTCACCGGTGGCCGTGGCCTGGTCCAGCGCGAGGGCGGCCCCATCGAGGAGATTCACCCCGGGGACGTGGTGTGGTTCCCACCTGGCGAGAAGCACTGGCACGGCGCCGCACCGCAGGCCGCCATGACCCACATCGCCATTCAGGAAGAACTGGACGGCAAGGCGGTGGACTGGCTGGAACACGTCACCGACGAGCAGTATTCCGGGGCCTGA
- a CDS encoding PQQ-dependent sugar dehydrogenase: MRLPALRQAGLSAGLLGLLLPSCAIVRQPDTSSPNAGLTLPPGFQVTVYADGMKKPRLMALAPNGDLFVSDSAAGRVYVLPDRDANGQADGREVFAEGLNEPHGLAFHGGFLYVADTDSVVRFRYTPGDLRAAAAPEKILDLPTGGRHTTRTLVFGPDDRMYVAAGSSCNVCEESDPRRAAVWVYDADGQHGRPFATGLRNAVGLEWFGGALYATANGRDLLGNDLPPEAFFRLRDGGNYGWPYCYPLNGRQVWDEAFGKKNQAYCDAAEPAFATTTAHAAPLGLAFYTGTAFPNEYRGLMFVALHGSWDREPKSGYKVITVNPQTGEVRDFLTGFLKGLTTTGRPVDLQVAPDGALFLTDDGNGLIYRISYVPGHP, translated from the coding sequence ATGCGTCTTCCTGCTCTCCGGCAAGCGGGGTTGTCTGCGGGCCTGCTCGGTCTCCTGCTGCCTTCCTGTGCCATCGTCCGGCAGCCGGACACCTCCAGCCCCAACGCCGGATTGACCCTTCCTCCCGGTTTTCAGGTGACTGTCTATGCGGACGGGATGAAAAAGCCGCGTCTGATGGCCCTGGCTCCGAATGGCGACCTGTTCGTGAGCGACAGCGCGGCGGGCCGGGTGTATGTGCTGCCCGACCGTGACGCGAATGGACAGGCCGATGGGCGCGAGGTCTTCGCGGAGGGCCTCAACGAGCCGCACGGCCTGGCGTTTCACGGCGGTTTCCTGTATGTGGCGGACACCGACAGCGTGGTGCGCTTCCGCTACACCCCGGGCGATCTGAGGGCGGCCGCCGCGCCGGAAAAAATCCTTGACCTGCCGACCGGGGGGCGGCACACGACACGGACGCTGGTGTTCGGGCCGGACGACCGGATGTATGTGGCGGCGGGCAGCAGTTGCAACGTGTGCGAGGAGAGTGACCCCCGGCGGGCCGCCGTGTGGGTTTATGACGCCGACGGGCAACATGGCCGCCCCTTTGCCACGGGACTGCGGAACGCCGTGGGCCTGGAATGGTTCGGCGGGGCGCTCTACGCCACGGCCAACGGGCGGGACCTGTTGGGCAACGACCTGCCCCCGGAAGCCTTTTTCCGCCTGCGTGACGGTGGGAATTACGGCTGGCCCTACTGCTACCCCCTGAACGGCAGGCAGGTCTGGGACGAGGCCTTCGGCAAGAAGAACCAGGCGTACTGCGACGCGGCGGAGCCCGCCTTCGCCACCACCACCGCCCACGCCGCACCCCTGGGATTGGCGTTCTACACCGGTACGGCCTTCCCGAACGAGTACCGGGGCCTGATGTTCGTGGCCCTGCACGGCTCGTGGGACCGTGAACCGAAGTCGGGATACAAGGTCATCACGGTCAACCCCCAGACCGGCGAGGTGCGGGATTTCCTGACCGGCTTTCTGAAGGGACTGACGACCACCGGCCGCCCGGTGGACCTCCAGGTCGCGCCCGATGGTGCCCTCTTCCTTACGGATGACGGGAATGGCCTGATCTACCGTATCAGCTACGTCCCAGGCCATCCTTGA